The Dethiosulfovibrio peptidovorans DSM 11002 genome has a window encoding:
- a CDS encoding GntR family transcriptional regulator, translated as MVAESLKYVTLSSQMFDYLRREVVVSDEFKDEVFIREAEIAERLGVSRAPVREALKQMEMMGLVVSMPRKGVKVRLFSKEELDELYEMRVVLEELVFRDIIDKGLFTPEVRESFQEKLENLLEICEGDGSREEKIKAFCDKDLDFHRSLAELSGRVWTAKVLETLYCQLHLALLRELEEAETLADLVRLHYSIVENLAAGDLEKLTVDRRYSYFARRNTVLNRKKGR; from the coding sequence ATGGTAGCGGAATCTTTGAAATACGTGACTTTGAGCAGTCAGATGTTTGATTATCTCAGGAGAGAGGTCGTCGTCTCAGACGAATTTAAAGACGAGGTCTTTATAAGAGAGGCGGAGATAGCCGAACGTTTAGGGGTGAGCAGGGCTCCGGTCAGAGAGGCCTTGAAACAGATGGAGATGATGGGATTGGTTGTCTCCATGCCTAGAAAGGGCGTCAAGGTGAGGCTTTTCTCAAAGGAAGAGCTGGACGAACTCTACGAGATGAGGGTGGTCCTGGAGGAGCTAGTCTTCAGGGATATAATCGATAAAGGTCTTTTCACTCCGGAGGTGCGAGAGTCCTTCCAGGAAAAACTGGAAAATTTGCTAGAGATATGCGAGGGAGATGGAAGTCGAGAGGAGAAGATAAAGGCCTTCTGCGATAAGGACCTCGATTTCCACAGGTCTTTGGCCGAGCTTTCCGGAAGGGTATGGACCGCGAAGGTTCTCGAGACCCTTTACTGTCAACTTCATCTTGCCCTTCTCAGAGAATTGGAGGAAGCGGAGACTTTAGCGGATCTGGTTAGACTACATTATTCCATAGTAGAAAACCTCGCAGCTGGAGATCTGGAAAAACTGACCGTCGACCGCAGGTACAGTTATTTCGCCCGTAGAAATACGGTTCTTAACAGGAAAAAAGGGAGGTGA
- a CDS encoding DctP family TRAP transporter solute-binding subunit: MNARIRTTLCLAVTAVILAMPVSSAVADDIKLSNQLPPSHHISKALDFFADKVKEYSGGKTTVKVFHSAQLFKDTEVVEALQENLVPIALVPVNKWSGMIPATDVFEMPFVFKELDSIKKFIEAGAGELLNEEFKKKGVADLFWADYGFVQFFNSKRPLVTPTDFEGLKIRTFSNGTAETVSALGGTPVVMSSSEMYMALQRKTVDGATTGMPAAVSRKIFEVQSYLTVCNYTTAQFVVQCNLEWWDELGDEEKEMLKKAGAEAEEWLRGQIAQSEKDAQKVIADAGLEITVLNADQREAFIEATEPVRSGFMEKTPLCKKLVEIALGSN, from the coding sequence ATGAATGCACGGATACGTACGACCCTGTGTCTCGCAGTTACCGCGGTTATTCTAGCTATGCCCGTATCGTCCGCGGTTGCGGACGACATCAAACTGTCCAACCAGCTACCGCCTTCACATCATATATCAAAGGCATTGGATTTCTTTGCCGATAAGGTAAAGGAATATTCCGGAGGCAAGACAACCGTGAAGGTTTTCCATTCGGCCCAGCTCTTCAAGGATACCGAGGTTGTCGAAGCCCTTCAGGAGAATCTGGTACCTATAGCCCTAGTTCCGGTAAATAAGTGGTCCGGTATGATCCCCGCCACCGACGTTTTCGAGATGCCCTTCGTATTCAAGGAGCTCGACTCTATAAAAAAATTCATAGAAGCAGGAGCAGGAGAGCTGCTGAACGAAGAGTTTAAGAAAAAGGGCGTTGCCGATCTATTTTGGGCCGATTATGGTTTCGTGCAGTTTTTCAACAGCAAGCGGCCCCTTGTGACTCCCACCGATTTTGAGGGGCTCAAGATAAGGACCTTCAGTAACGGAACGGCCGAGACAGTCTCCGCCCTCGGTGGAACTCCGGTTGTTATGAGCTCTTCCGAGATGTACATGGCTCTTCAGCGTAAGACGGTGGACGGAGCTACTACCGGTATGCCTGCGGCGGTTTCCAGAAAGATCTTCGAGGTCCAGAGCTATCTAACAGTGTGTAACTATACGACGGCTCAGTTTGTAGTCCAGTGTAACCTGGAATGGTGGGACGAGCTCGGCGACGAGGAAAAGGAGATGCTAAAGAAGGCTGGTGCCGAAGCAGAAGAGTGGCTTCGCGGACAGATAGCCCAATCGGAGAAGGACGCTCAGAAGGTCATAGCCGATGCGGGGCTGGAGATCACCGTGTTAAACGCTGATCAGAGAGAGGCCTTTATAGAGGCTACCGAGCCGGTAAGATCCGGATTCATGGAAAAGACCCCTCTTTGTAAAAAGCTCGTCGAGATCGCCTTGGGATCGAATTAG
- a CDS encoding TRAP transporter small permease subunit, with the protein MITLYKKTINGLSAAMGWLCGIGTLVMGLILFYEVVRRYFFNSPTIWTQEVSVYIFMWCMFGGASYALQKGKHVNIDLLTVKLSPKAQSKLKVLTSFFGALFCSEIAVQGWDMIESAVKYQKHSPTPLHVPLWIPQSALFLGFTLLALQFVVLIIEEIAFIRTGERDSVQEVNH; encoded by the coding sequence ATGATCACATTATATAAAAAGACGATCAACGGTCTCAGCGCCGCGATGGGGTGGCTTTGCGGAATAGGGACGCTGGTGATGGGATTGATCCTCTTCTACGAGGTCGTGCGGAGATATTTCTTCAACTCTCCGACCATATGGACACAGGAGGTCTCGGTCTATATCTTCATGTGGTGTATGTTCGGCGGAGCTTCCTACGCGCTTCAGAAGGGCAAGCACGTCAACATCGATCTTCTTACCGTCAAGCTTTCTCCCAAAGCTCAGAGCAAGCTTAAAGTCCTCACGAGCTTTTTCGGAGCCCTGTTTTGTTCGGAGATAGCCGTCCAGGGATGGGACATGATAGAGAGTGCGGTCAAGTACCAGAAACATTCTCCTACGCCTCTGCACGTGCCCCTCTGGATTCCTCAATCCGCGCTGTTCCTCGGATTCACCTTGCTCGCTCTTCAGTTCGTCGTCCTGATCATAGAGGAGATCGCTTTCATCAGGACCGGCGAGAGAGATTCGGTTCAGGAGGTAAATCACTGA
- a CDS encoding TRAP transporter large permease has protein sequence MGSFMFVILLLLVVLFMGMPVAFSLGATSVLLTLLYDLPMKILSQSIFTSLEGFVLLSIPLFVLMSQVLLDGRIGDDLFEVMNAWVRHLPGGLAIATILACAFFAAITGSSAATAATIGMVAYPAMLDRGYDKKFTLGLLAAGGTLGILIPPSIPLILYGAITEESVGKLFIAGIIPGLILTAIFVVYSVIKSKNGGFTPMPKASWKERLSITARNIWGIILPILVVGGIYSGAFTPTEAAAVGLVYSLFITLVIYRTIKFKDIPSICMKALGTSCMIAMVIAGAILFGRVMTLLMIPQKLTELIIENNLSPMMFIIAMNFLMIILGMVLETVSIVLLTMPLVTPILMALHIDPIWYAIILTVNMTMALITPPVGMNLYVINGLRKDITMGEIISGVLPFMLLLAFMLVVVMAFPSLSIWLPSVMH, from the coding sequence ATGGGCTCCTTCATGTTCGTGATCCTGCTTTTATTGGTGGTTCTTTTCATGGGGATGCCGGTCGCCTTTTCCCTGGGAGCTACATCGGTATTGTTGACTCTGCTATACGATCTTCCCATGAAGATCCTGTCTCAGTCGATATTCACCTCGCTGGAAGGGTTCGTCCTTCTGTCGATCCCTCTCTTCGTGCTTATGAGTCAGGTCCTTTTGGACGGGCGGATAGGGGACGATCTCTTTGAGGTTATGAACGCCTGGGTTAGACATCTTCCTGGAGGATTGGCCATAGCGACCATACTCGCCTGTGCCTTCTTCGCCGCAATAACCGGATCCAGCGCCGCCACAGCGGCGACCATAGGGATGGTTGCCTATCCGGCCATGCTGGACAGGGGCTACGATAAAAAGTTTACCCTCGGTTTGTTGGCGGCTGGTGGAACCCTTGGTATTCTCATTCCTCCCAGCATACCTCTCATCCTCTATGGAGCCATCACAGAGGAGTCGGTAGGCAAATTGTTCATCGCCGGAATAATCCCGGGGTTGATACTGACGGCCATTTTCGTGGTCTATTCGGTCATAAAAAGCAAAAACGGCGGTTTCACCCCTATGCCTAAGGCTTCCTGGAAAGAACGTCTTTCCATAACGGCCAGAAATATATGGGGCATCATACTTCCTATTTTGGTGGTAGGTGGAATCTATTCCGGAGCTTTTACACCGACCGAGGCCGCTGCGGTAGGTCTGGTCTACAGTCTCTTTATTACGCTGGTTATATACAGGACCATCAAGTTCAAGGATATTCCCTCCATCTGCATGAAGGCCCTTGGAACTTCCTGCATGATAGCCATGGTTATAGCCGGAGCCATATTGTTCGGCAGGGTCATGACCTTGCTTATGATTCCCCAAAAGCTTACTGAGCTGATTATAGAGAACAACCTCTCTCCGATGATGTTCATCATCGCAATGAACTTCCTGATGATAATCCTCGGTATGGTGCTGGAGACGGTGTCCATCGTCCTGTTGACTATGCCTCTGGTCACCCCTATTCTGATGGCCCTTCATATAGATCCCATATGGTATGCCATTATATTGACGGTTAACATGACCATGGCACTGATAACCCCGCCGGTAGGGATGAACCTCTACGTAATAAACGGGTTGAGAAAGGATATAACGATGGGAGAGATCATCTCCGGCGTGCTGCCCTTCATGCTGCTTCTGGCCTTTATGCTCGTCGTCGTAATGGCTTTCCCGTCTTTAAGCATCTGGTTACCTTCCGTGATGCACTGA
- a CDS encoding CaiB/BaiF CoA transferase family protein, which translates to MTVLNKGALSNLVVLDLTRVLAGPFCTMLLADMGADVVKIERPDTGDDTRQMGPFVNGESAYYMNLNRNKRGVTLNLKSEKGKKIFLNMVKKADLVVENYRPGTMEKLGLGYEELRKVNDRIIYAAVSGFGHTGPYKMKPGYDIIAQAMSGLMSTTGWPGGEPTRTGTAMGDVLAGLSCAIGILAAVNSRELTGVGQKVDVALVDSAVASLEIINMIYLVEGRVPQRIGNRYESTYPYDSFKAMDGGLVIGAANDKLWQSLCEVMERPDLAEDPRYLRVRDRVAHHEEIKPIVEEWTEKHTVEDACRLIDQAGIPCAPIMSIDQVTSDPHIAGDREMFVPVEHPVAGKTTLTGNHIKLSGTPAGIRTASPILGEHNREVFGEMLGIGDTDLQLLRSEGVL; encoded by the coding sequence GTGACGGTTTTGAATAAAGGTGCCTTGTCCAATTTGGTGGTCCTCGATCTTACCAGGGTCTTGGCTGGCCCTTTCTGTACCATGTTGCTGGCCGATATGGGGGCCGACGTCGTCAAGATAGAGCGTCCCGATACGGGGGACGATACCAGACAGATGGGGCCGTTCGTAAACGGCGAAAGCGCCTACTACATGAACCTGAATCGCAACAAGCGAGGTGTCACCCTAAATCTCAAGTCCGAGAAAGGCAAGAAAATATTCCTAAATATGGTGAAGAAAGCCGATCTAGTGGTCGAAAATTATCGTCCTGGAACCATGGAGAAGCTGGGACTTGGATACGAAGAGCTGAGAAAGGTCAACGACAGGATAATATACGCGGCGGTCTCCGGGTTCGGCCACACCGGTCCCTATAAGATGAAACCGGGCTACGACATAATAGCCCAGGCCATGAGCGGCCTGATGAGCACTACCGGATGGCCCGGAGGGGAGCCCACTAGAACCGGAACCGCCATGGGAGACGTGCTGGCCGGGCTTTCCTGCGCCATAGGTATATTGGCGGCGGTAAACTCCAGGGAATTGACCGGCGTGGGGCAGAAGGTGGACGTCGCCCTGGTAGACTCGGCAGTTGCCAGCCTGGAGATAATAAACATGATCTATCTCGTGGAGGGAAGGGTTCCTCAGAGGATCGGAAACCGCTACGAATCGACCTATCCCTACGATTCCTTCAAGGCTATGGACGGAGGTTTGGTGATAGGAGCCGCTAACGACAAGCTGTGGCAGAGTCTGTGCGAGGTTATGGAGCGTCCCGATCTGGCGGAGGATCCCAGATATCTGAGGGTTCGGGACAGGGTGGCGCATCATGAGGAGATAAAACCAATAGTCGAAGAGTGGACCGAAAAGCACACGGTGGAGGACGCCTGTCGACTGATCGATCAGGCGGGGATACCCTGTGCTCCGATAATGTCCATCGACCAGGTGACCAGCGATCCGCACATAGCGGGAGATAGGGAGATGTTCGTGCCTGTGGAGCATCCGGTGGCTGGAAAGACTACTCTTACCGGCAACCACATAAAGCTTTCCGGGACGCCCGCCGGTATAAGGACTGCATCCCCGATCCTCGGAGAGCACAACCGGGAGGTATTCGGCGAGATGCTTGGAATAGGCGATACGGATCTTCAGCTGCTTCGTTCCGAGGGGGTTTTGTGA
- a CDS encoding hydroxymethylglutaryl-CoA lyase, translated as MIRGSLPSRVEIREVCPRDGFQSVKEKISTKDKIALIDAMAETGVSVMEVTSFVSPKAIPQMSDASEVMTHFNERWSGKVKSVVLVPNVRGAENALKVSPDSLNFVLSASASHNRANTRRTIEESLAELKEVKSLCGDVELGLSVATSFQCPFEGAISPDAVVNIVEKAMEIGVGTVTLADTIGTCDPIYLSLTLSQIKKVFGDYPFFLHLHDTHGMAIINTMAAMEMGFYRFDSATGGLGGCPFAPGAAGNSATEDMVNFFDRVGVASGVDVERVLAVADRMKTMGLPVNSHMSSYRAGCSSLSCEG; from the coding sequence ATGATCAGAGGGAGTTTACCGTCCAGGGTGGAGATAAGAGAGGTCTGTCCGAGAGACGGTTTCCAGAGCGTAAAGGAAAAGATCTCCACGAAGGACAAGATCGCCCTGATCGACGCTATGGCCGAGACCGGCGTATCCGTTATGGAGGTGACTTCCTTCGTAAGTCCCAAGGCCATTCCTCAGATGTCCGATGCCTCGGAGGTCATGACCCATTTCAACGAGAGATGGAGTGGGAAGGTAAAGTCCGTCGTCTTGGTTCCCAACGTCAGAGGAGCCGAGAACGCACTGAAGGTCTCTCCCGACTCACTGAACTTCGTGCTCTCCGCCAGCGCCTCTCACAACAGGGCAAACACCAGGAGGACCATAGAGGAGTCTCTGGCCGAGTTGAAAGAGGTCAAATCTCTCTGCGGAGATGTGGAGCTCGGACTTTCGGTGGCTACCTCCTTTCAGTGTCCCTTCGAGGGGGCTATCTCTCCTGATGCCGTAGTGAATATAGTCGAGAAGGCTATGGAGATTGGAGTGGGTACGGTTACCCTTGCCGACACCATAGGCACCTGCGATCCGATCTATCTAAGTTTGACTCTGTCGCAGATAAAAAAGGTCTTCGGGGACTATCCTTTCTTTCTCCACCTCCACGATACCCACGGCATGGCTATAATCAACACTATGGCCGCTATGGAAATGGGGTTTTACCGGTTCGACTCGGCTACCGGCGGTCTTGGAGGATGTCCTTTCGCACCCGGAGCGGCGGGAAACTCTGCCACCGAGGATATGGTCAATTTCTTCGACCGTGTAGGTGTCGCCAGTGGAGTGGACGTGGAAAGGGTCCTTGCCGTAGCCGATAGAATGAAGACCATGGGGCTTCCGGTGAACAGCCACATGTCCTCCTACAGGGCCGGATGCAGCAGCCTTTCCTGCGAGGGGTGA